The Mycolicibacterium mageritense genome contains a region encoding:
- a CDS encoding electron transfer flavoprotein subunit beta/FixA family protein — translation MTNIVVLIKQVPDTWSERKLTDGDFTLDREAADAVLDEINERAVEEALLIKEREGGDSTVTVLTAGPERATEAIRKALSMGADKAVHLKDDGLHGSDVIQTAWALARALGTIEGTELVIAGNEATDGVGGAVPAVIAEYLGLPQLTHVRKLNVEDGKVTAERETDEGVFTLEAPLPAVVSVNEKINEPRFPSFKGIMAAKKKEVTVLTLAEIGVEADEVGVANAGSKVLSSTPKPPKTAGEKVTDEGDGGTKVAEYLVAQKLI, via the coding sequence ATGACGAACATCGTGGTCCTGATCAAACAGGTCCCAGACACTTGGTCGGAGCGCAAGCTCACCGACGGCGATTTCACCCTCGACCGGGAAGCCGCCGATGCCGTGCTCGACGAGATCAACGAGCGCGCCGTCGAGGAAGCGCTGCTGATCAAGGAGCGTGAGGGTGGCGACAGCACGGTGACCGTGTTGACCGCGGGCCCGGAGCGGGCGACCGAGGCCATCCGCAAGGCGCTGTCGATGGGGGCCGACAAGGCCGTGCACCTCAAGGACGACGGCCTGCACGGGTCCGACGTCATCCAGACCGCGTGGGCGCTGGCCCGCGCGCTGGGCACCATCGAGGGCACCGAGCTGGTCATCGCCGGCAACGAGGCCACCGACGGTGTCGGTGGCGCGGTACCTGCGGTCATCGCCGAGTACCTGGGCCTGCCGCAGCTCACCCATGTCCGCAAGCTCAACGTCGAAGACGGCAAGGTCACCGCCGAGCGTGAGACCGACGAGGGTGTGTTCACCCTTGAGGCCCCGCTGCCGGCCGTGGTCAGCGTCAACGAGAAGATCAACGAGCCCCGCTTCCCGTCCTTCAAAGGCATCATGGCCGCCAAGAAGAAGGAAGTCACTGTGCTCACGCTCGCCGAGATCGGCGTCGAGGCCGACGAGGTCGGTGTCGCCAACGCCGGGTCGAAGGTGCTGTCGTCGACCCCGAAGCCGCCGAAGACCGCTGGTGAGAAGGTCACCGACGAGGGTGACGGCGGTACCAAGGTCGCCGAATACCTGGTCGCCCAGAAACTCATCTAG
- a CDS encoding nitroreductase produces MGEFADVVRTRRSSRMFLADKPVPRELLDEALELAIRAPSNSNTQPWHVFFATGERRARLVEALLAAVQAAPPAIGSAGLPPRFAHLRRESGALVYGAMGIARDDADARWAAQLRNWEFFHAPVAGVVCMHRDFTNVDALGVGMFLQTLLLALNERGIGSCVQVSISFYPDVLREHLGIPDDLTVLCGVSIGYPDPDFPANHLDTPRNPVGENVVFLDD; encoded by the coding sequence ATGGGTGAGTTCGCAGACGTCGTCCGGACGCGTCGCTCTTCGCGGATGTTCTTGGCGGACAAGCCGGTTCCGCGAGAACTGCTCGACGAGGCGCTCGAGTTGGCGATCCGGGCGCCGTCGAACTCCAACACTCAGCCGTGGCACGTCTTCTTCGCGACAGGCGAGCGCCGTGCCCGGCTGGTGGAGGCGCTGCTCGCGGCGGTGCAGGCGGCGCCGCCGGCGATAGGTTCGGCCGGCCTGCCACCGCGGTTCGCCCACCTGCGCAGGGAGAGCGGAGCTTTGGTGTACGGCGCGATGGGCATCGCGCGCGACGACGCCGATGCGCGATGGGCGGCCCAGCTGCGCAACTGGGAGTTCTTTCACGCCCCGGTCGCCGGCGTGGTGTGCATGCATCGCGATTTCACCAACGTCGATGCGCTGGGAGTGGGGATGTTCCTGCAGACCCTGTTGCTGGCGTTGAACGAACGGGGAATCGGCAGTTGCGTACAGGTGTCGATTTCGTTCTATCCGGACGTGCTGCGTGAACACCTCGGCATCCCCGACGACCTGACGGTCCTGTGCGGGGTGTCGATCGGCTATCCCGACCCCGATTTTCCCGCCAATCACCTGGACACACCGCGCAATCCGGTCGGCGAGAACGTCGTGTTCCTCGACGATTGA
- a CDS encoding SDR family NAD(P)-dependent oxidoreductase, which translates to MELQGQRAVVTGGTAGIGLEVARLLAREGAEVIITGRNGERGRAAAAELGASVTFVAADMADIDSVKTLAAQCGDVDIIVNNAASFPGALTVNQDIASFETTFDTNVRGAYFLVAALVPGMLRRGSGSIVNVTTMVASKGVPGASTYSASKAALESMTRTWAVEFGPRGVRVNSVAPGPTATEGVAAEWGDTNEELGRALPLGRTANPAEIAEAVLFFASPRSSFITGSTLHADGGGAAA; encoded by the coding sequence ATGGAGTTGCAGGGTCAGCGTGCCGTCGTCACCGGCGGCACCGCAGGCATCGGGCTGGAGGTTGCGCGGCTTCTTGCCCGCGAGGGCGCCGAGGTGATCATCACCGGGCGCAACGGCGAACGGGGCCGGGCCGCGGCCGCTGAACTGGGTGCCTCTGTCACGTTCGTCGCCGCCGACATGGCGGACATCGACTCGGTGAAAACCCTTGCCGCGCAATGCGGTGATGTCGACATCATCGTCAACAACGCCGCCAGTTTCCCCGGCGCGCTGACGGTGAACCAGGACATCGCATCGTTCGAGACCACGTTCGACACCAACGTCCGCGGTGCGTATTTCCTGGTCGCTGCCCTGGTGCCGGGCATGCTGCGCCGAGGCAGCGGCAGCATCGTCAACGTCACCACCATGGTCGCGTCGAAGGGTGTCCCCGGGGCATCGACCTACAGCGCGTCCAAGGCGGCCCTGGAGTCGATGACCCGTACCTGGGCCGTCGAGTTCGGACCGCGCGGCGTACGGGTCAACAGTGTCGCTCCGGGCCCGACCGCGACGGAAGGCGTTGCCGCCGAATGGGGCGACACCAACGAGGAACTCGGTCGCGCACTACCGCTGGGCCGGACGGCCAACCCGGCCGAGATCGCCGAAGCCGTACTGTTTTTCGCCTCGCCCCGGTCGAGTTTCATCACCGGTTCCACCCTGCATGCCGACGGCGGCGGCGCCGCGGCCTGA
- a CDS encoding cupin domain-containing protein — protein MPVSPEREKALHDAMTVLASVTPPFIPPNAEVMTTVIEWPAGSPGAPPHRHPAGPAFGYVLEGEMLFELEGEAPRVIKAGEAFWEPGGDVIHYSDANNREDVPLRFLVNMLCVPGEPMLVIVEDEELEARKDRRVA, from the coding sequence ATGCCTGTTTCACCGGAGCGCGAAAAGGCGCTTCACGACGCGATGACTGTGCTCGCGAGCGTCACACCGCCGTTCATTCCGCCCAATGCCGAGGTGATGACGACCGTGATCGAGTGGCCTGCCGGGTCGCCGGGGGCACCGCCACACCGCCATCCGGCCGGGCCCGCGTTCGGCTACGTGCTGGAGGGCGAGATGCTCTTCGAGCTGGAAGGCGAAGCGCCTCGCGTGATCAAGGCAGGCGAAGCGTTCTGGGAGCCCGGTGGTGACGTCATCCACTACTCGGACGCCAACAACCGTGAAGACGTCCCGTTGCGATTCCTGGTAAACATGCTCTGTGTGCCAGGTGAACCGATGCTCGTGATCGTCGAGGACGAGGAACTCGAGGCCCGTAAGGATCGCCGGGTGGCCTGA
- a CDS encoding class I SAM-dependent methyltransferase: MSAFVDDAGGARSPALPLTGERTIPGLAEENYWFRRHEVVYRRLADRCAGRDVLEAGCGEGYGADLIADVANRVIGLDYDEATVAHVRARYPRVDIRHGNLAELPLEDASVDVVVNFQVIEHLWDQAQFVAECARVLRPGGTFLVSTPNRITFSPGRDTPLNPFHTRELNAAELTELLEAAGFTVESMLGVFHGAGLAELDARHGGSIIDAQVARAVAEAPWPEQLLADVAAVRTDDFDLTPANFRNIDDSLDLVAIAVRP; encoded by the coding sequence ATGAGCGCATTTGTGGACGACGCAGGCGGTGCCCGATCCCCCGCCCTACCCCTGACCGGCGAACGGACCATTCCCGGCTTGGCCGAGGAAAACTACTGGTTCCGTCGCCACGAGGTGGTCTACCGACGGCTCGCGGATCGCTGCGCCGGCCGCGACGTGCTGGAGGCCGGCTGCGGCGAGGGCTACGGCGCCGATCTCATCGCCGACGTGGCCAACCGCGTCATCGGCCTCGACTACGACGAGGCGACGGTCGCCCACGTGCGCGCCCGGTATCCGCGGGTCGACATCCGGCACGGCAACCTTGCCGAGCTGCCTCTCGAGGATGCGTCGGTGGACGTCGTGGTCAACTTCCAGGTGATCGAACACCTCTGGGACCAAGCACAATTCGTTGCCGAGTGCGCCCGGGTGCTGCGGCCCGGCGGGACATTCCTGGTGTCCACGCCCAACCGCATCACCTTCTCGCCCGGGCGCGACACACCGCTCAATCCGTTCCATACCCGCGAACTCAACGCCGCCGAGCTGACCGAGCTGCTGGAGGCCGCGGGCTTCACCGTCGAGTCGATGCTCGGTGTCTTCCACGGCGCCGGGCTCGCGGAGCTCGACGCGCGCCACGGCGGGTCGATCATCGATGCGCAGGTCGCCCGCGCGGTCGCCGAGGCGCCCTGGCCCGAGCAGTTGCTGGCCGACGTCGCCGCGGTGCGCACCGACGACTTCGACCTCACGCCGGCAAACTTCCGCAACATTGATGACAGCCTCGATCTGGTGGCGATCGCGGTGCGGCCGTGA
- the mnmA gene encoding tRNA 2-thiouridine(34) synthase MnmA, with protein MRVLVAMSGGVDSSVAAARMVDAGHDVVGVHLALSTAPGTLRTGSRGCCSKEDAGDARRVADILDIPFYVWDFADRFADDVIDDFVESYARGETPNPCVRCNERIKFSALSARALALGFDAVATGHYARLADGRLRRAVDADKDQSYVLGVLTAEQLRHALFPIGDTPKPQIRAEAAERGLAVAQKPDSHDICFIPSGDTKAFLGARIGVRPGAVVDASGTVLAEHDGVHGFTIGQRKGLGIAGPGADGRPRYVTAIDAETGTVRVGPAEDLEVSELFGETPIFTSGVPLRGPVECQIQVRAHGGITDAVAELRDGRLAVSLRSPLRGVAPGQTMVLYRPDQDGDEVIASATIARA; from the coding sequence ATGAGGGTTCTGGTTGCGATGAGCGGCGGCGTGGATTCGTCGGTGGCCGCTGCCCGGATGGTCGACGCCGGTCACGACGTCGTCGGTGTCCACCTGGCCCTGTCCACGGCGCCGGGCACGTTACGCACCGGCTCGCGGGGCTGCTGCTCGAAGGAAGACGCAGGCGATGCCCGCCGGGTCGCCGACATTCTCGACATCCCGTTCTATGTATGGGATTTCGCGGACCGGTTCGCCGACGACGTGATCGACGACTTCGTCGAGTCGTATGCGCGTGGGGAGACCCCGAATCCGTGTGTGCGCTGCAACGAGCGGATCAAGTTCTCGGCGCTGTCCGCCCGCGCACTCGCCCTCGGTTTCGACGCGGTCGCCACCGGGCACTATGCGCGGCTGGCCGATGGCCGGCTGCGACGTGCGGTCGACGCCGACAAGGACCAGTCCTACGTGCTGGGTGTGCTTACCGCAGAACAGCTTCGGCACGCGCTGTTCCCGATCGGCGACACCCCCAAGCCGCAGATCCGGGCCGAGGCCGCCGAGCGCGGCCTCGCGGTCGCGCAGAAGCCCGACAGCCACGACATCTGCTTCATCCCGTCCGGGGACACCAAGGCGTTCCTCGGCGCGCGCATCGGTGTGCGGCCCGGCGCGGTCGTCGACGCCAGCGGCACCGTGCTCGCCGAACACGACGGTGTGCACGGGTTCACCATCGGCCAGCGCAAGGGGCTGGGCATCGCCGGCCCTGGTGCCGACGGCCGGCCCCGCTACGTGACCGCGATCGACGCCGAAACCGGCACCGTGCGGGTCGGCCCGGCCGAGGATCTCGAGGTGTCCGAGCTCTTCGGCGAGACACCGATCTTCACCAGCGGCGTTCCGCTGCGCGGTCCTGTCGAGTGCCAGATTCAGGTGCGTGCACACGGCGGCATCACCGACGCGGTCGCCGAGTTGCGGGACGGACGGCTGGCGGTGTCGTTGCGGTCGCCGCTGCGCGGCGTGGCGCCGGGTCAGACCATGGTGCTCTACCGTCCCGATCAGGACGGTGACGAGGTCATCGCCAGCGCGACCATCGCACGCGCGTGA
- a CDS encoding GNAT family N-acetyltransferase, whose amino-acid sequence MSTSSVLIAADRSIPASADTPRYTLLLSTDSDHIVEAQRLRHQVFTAEPGFALAGAADGLDADRFDQFCDHLLVREDGTGELVGCYRMLPPPGAIAAGGLYTATEFDVRGLDALRPSLVEMGRAVVRADHRNGGVVLLMWAGILAYLDRCGYDYVSGCVSVPVAGNADGPPGTQIRGVRDFVRRRHAAPSEYTVFPYRPVVLDGRGLDDIDPPSRTTVPPLMRGYLRLGAKVCGEPAHDPDFGVGDFPALLDKRQADVRYLNRLRSVSAAADMADGMGS is encoded by the coding sequence ATGAGCACTTCATCTGTACTCATCGCCGCTGATCGCTCGATCCCCGCGTCGGCGGACACACCGCGCTACACCCTGTTGCTGTCCACCGATTCCGATCACATCGTCGAGGCGCAACGCCTCCGTCATCAGGTGTTCACCGCCGAGCCCGGATTCGCGCTTGCCGGGGCTGCGGACGGCCTGGATGCCGACCGGTTCGATCAGTTCTGCGATCACCTGCTGGTCCGTGAGGACGGCACCGGTGAACTGGTGGGGTGCTACCGCATGTTGCCGCCGCCCGGTGCGATCGCCGCGGGCGGGCTCTACACGGCCACCGAGTTCGATGTGCGCGGTCTGGACGCGCTGCGGCCCTCCCTGGTCGAGATGGGGCGGGCCGTGGTCCGCGCCGATCACCGCAACGGCGGCGTGGTGTTGCTGATGTGGGCGGGCATCCTGGCCTACCTGGACCGCTGCGGCTACGACTACGTGTCCGGCTGCGTCTCCGTGCCGGTCGCCGGCAACGCCGACGGCCCGCCCGGCACCCAGATCCGTGGCGTGCGCGACTTCGTCCGGCGCAGGCACGCCGCGCCGAGCGAGTACACGGTTTTCCCGTACCGGCCGGTGGTGCTCGACGGCAGGGGACTCGACGACATCGACCCGCCGTCGCGGACCACGGTGCCCCCGCTAATGCGCGGTTACCTGCGGCTCGGGGCCAAGGTGTGCGGCGAGCCCGCGCACGATCCCGACTTCGGCGTCGGCGACTTCCCGGCGCTTCTGGACAAGCGCCAGGCCGACGTGCGGTATCTGAACCGGCTGCGCTCGGTGTCGGCCGCGGCCGACATGGCTGACGGGATGGGCTCGTGA
- a CDS encoding lysophospholipid acyltransferase family protein, whose translation MSNPSCEHSWLPRASCDASCVHAGGAETGRRPVVWVRTTVRVAMAMVLAPGLPLLAVPLPGRSHLQRVYCRLMLRCLGVRITVSGGPIRNLSGVLVVSGHVSWLDIFSIGAVLPGSFVARADLIEWPALGRLARIMKVIPIDRGSLRRLPAVVNTVAERLRAGHTVVAFPEGTTWCGLAYGPFRPAMFQAAVDAGRPVQPLRLNYRHRDGRPSTVPAFVGDDTLLESVRRVITARRTVCHIHVGSLQLPGEDRRDLAARCEAAVRGEQVLPVAPAHALAA comes from the coding sequence GTGAGCAACCCCAGCTGTGAACACTCGTGGTTGCCGCGCGCGTCGTGCGACGCGAGCTGCGTGCACGCGGGCGGTGCCGAAACCGGCCGGCGTCCCGTGGTCTGGGTGCGTACGACGGTCCGCGTCGCGATGGCGATGGTCCTGGCCCCCGGACTGCCGCTGCTGGCCGTGCCTCTGCCCGGCCGCTCGCACCTGCAGCGGGTCTACTGCCGGCTGATGCTGCGATGCCTCGGCGTGCGGATCACCGTGTCAGGCGGCCCGATCCGCAACCTGAGCGGCGTGCTGGTGGTCAGCGGGCACGTGTCGTGGCTCGACATCTTCAGCATCGGCGCGGTGCTGCCGGGATCCTTCGTGGCACGCGCCGATCTCATCGAGTGGCCCGCGCTGGGACGGCTTGCCCGCATCATGAAGGTCATCCCGATCGACCGGGGGAGCCTGCGCCGGCTGCCCGCGGTGGTGAACACGGTCGCCGAGCGGCTCAGGGCCGGGCACACCGTGGTGGCGTTCCCGGAGGGCACCACGTGGTGCGGGCTGGCATACGGCCCGTTCCGGCCGGCGATGTTCCAGGCCGCGGTGGATGCCGGGCGCCCCGTGCAGCCGCTGCGGCTGAACTACCGGCATCGCGACGGCCGCCCCTCGACCGTTCCGGCCTTCGTCGGCGACGACACCCTGCTCGAATCGGTGCGTCGCGTCATCACCGCACGTCGGACCGTCTGCCACATCCATGTCGGGTCGCTTCAGCTGCCCGGCGAGGACCGGCGCGATCTGGCCGCACGCTGCGAGGCAGCGGTGCGCGGCGAGCAGGTGCTGCCGGTGGCACCCGCGCACGCATTGGCCGCCTGA
- a CDS encoding cysteine desulfurase family protein, giving the protein MASIPTSSSGGPVYLDHAATTPMHPAAIEAMTAALATVGNASSLHGSGRLARRRMEEARETLAHLLGARPSEVILTAGGTESDNLAVKGIYWARHDAEPARRRIITTGVEHHAVLDAVQWLVEHEDAEVTWLPVDATGAVSPDTLRAALQAGADDVALVSVMWANNEVGTVMPIAELTAVAAEFGIPMHSDAVQAVGNVPVDFAASGLAAMSVTAHKFGGPTGVGALLLRRDTACVPLLHGGGQERDVRSGTPDVAGAVAMAAAAQVAVDGLADHSARVRALRDRLIDGVLAQIDDVQLNGARGDGRLPGNSHFTFRGCEGDSLLMLLDAKGVECSTGSACTAGVAQASHVLIAMGADPATARGSLRLSLGHTSTDADVDAVLQVLPAAVERARQAALASSGTSRT; this is encoded by the coding sequence ATGGCCTCCATCCCGACCTCATCCTCAGGCGGGCCGGTCTATCTCGATCACGCCGCCACCACCCCGATGCACCCTGCTGCCATCGAGGCGATGACCGCTGCACTGGCCACCGTCGGCAACGCATCCTCACTGCACGGTTCCGGCCGGCTGGCGCGTCGCCGCATGGAGGAGGCCCGCGAGACGCTGGCCCACCTGCTCGGCGCCCGACCGTCCGAGGTGATCCTCACCGCGGGCGGCACCGAGAGCGACAACCTCGCCGTGAAGGGCATTTACTGGGCCCGTCACGACGCCGAGCCTGCGCGGCGCAGGATCATCACCACCGGCGTCGAGCATCATGCTGTGCTCGACGCCGTGCAGTGGCTCGTCGAGCACGAGGACGCCGAGGTGACCTGGTTGCCGGTGGACGCCACCGGCGCGGTGTCGCCCGACACGCTGCGGGCCGCACTGCAGGCAGGCGCCGACGACGTCGCGCTGGTCAGCGTCATGTGGGCCAACAACGAGGTCGGCACCGTCATGCCGATCGCCGAGTTGACGGCCGTCGCGGCCGAGTTCGGCATCCCGATGCACAGTGACGCGGTCCAGGCAGTCGGCAACGTTCCGGTCGATTTTGCCGCGAGCGGCCTGGCGGCCATGAGCGTCACGGCCCACAAGTTCGGCGGTCCGACCGGTGTGGGCGCGCTGCTGCTGCGCCGCGACACGGCGTGTGTGCCGCTGTTGCACGGCGGCGGTCAGGAACGTGACGTGCGTTCCGGGACGCCAGATGTGGCAGGCGCGGTCGCGATGGCCGCTGCCGCGCAGGTGGCCGTCGACGGTCTGGCCGACCACAGTGCCCGTGTGCGGGCCCTGCGCGACCGGCTGATCGACGGGGTGCTGGCCCAGATCGACGATGTGCAGCTCAACGGTGCCCGTGGCGACGGCAGGTTGCCCGGCAACAGCCACTTCACTTTCCGTGGTTGTGAAGGTGATTCGCTGCTGATGCTGCTCGACGCCAAGGGCGTCGAATGCTCGACGGGCTCGGCCTGCACGGCCGGGGTGGCCCAGGCGTCGCATGTGTTGATCGCGATGGGTGCCGACCCGGCCACCGCGCGCGGGTCTTTGAGACTTTCGCTCGGCCACACCAGCACCGACGCCGACGTCGACGCCGTCCTGCAGGTGCTGCCCGCCGCGGTCGAGCGGGCCAGGCAGGCCGCTCTCGCGAGTTCGGGGACGTCTCGGACATGA
- a CDS encoding electron transfer flavoprotein subunit alpha/FixB family protein, producing the protein MAEVLVLVEHADGALKKVSAELITAARVLGEPSAVVVGKPGTGAALTDGLKAAGAAKIYVAESDDVENYLITPVVDVLAGLAESAAPAGVLIAASADGKEIAGRLAARIGSGLLVDVVDVKEGAVGVHSIFGGAFTVEAQVTSDTPVITVRPGSIEASPADGAGEVVNVEVPAQAENATKITKREPAVAGDRPELTEATVVVAGGRGVGSAENFSVVEELADSLGGAVGASRAAVDSGYYPGQFQVGQTGKTVSPQLYIALGISGAIQHRAGMQTSKTIVAVNKDEEAPIFEIADLGIVGDLFKVTPQLTEAIKARKG; encoded by the coding sequence ATGGCTGAAGTACTTGTGCTCGTCGAGCACGCAGATGGCGCATTGAAGAAGGTCAGCGCCGAACTGATCACCGCGGCCCGCGTGCTGGGTGAGCCGTCCGCCGTCGTGGTGGGCAAGCCGGGCACCGGCGCGGCGCTGACCGACGGACTCAAGGCCGCCGGTGCGGCCAAGATCTACGTCGCCGAGTCCGACGACGTCGAGAACTACCTCATCACCCCGGTCGTCGACGTGCTGGCCGGGCTGGCCGAGTCGGCGGCGCCCGCCGGTGTCTTGATCGCCGCGAGCGCCGACGGCAAGGAGATCGCCGGCCGGCTGGCCGCGCGCATCGGGTCGGGCCTGCTGGTCGACGTCGTGGACGTCAAGGAGGGTGCGGTGGGTGTCCACAGCATCTTCGGTGGCGCGTTCACCGTCGAGGCCCAGGTCACGAGCGACACCCCGGTCATCACGGTGCGTCCCGGCTCGATCGAGGCCAGCCCGGCCGACGGTGCCGGCGAGGTCGTCAATGTCGAGGTTCCGGCCCAGGCCGAGAACGCGACCAAGATCACCAAGCGTGAGCCTGCGGTGGCCGGTGATCGTCCGGAGCTCACCGAGGCCACGGTCGTGGTCGCCGGTGGCCGCGGCGTCGGCAGCGCGGAGAACTTCTCCGTGGTCGAGGAACTGGCGGACTCGCTCGGTGGCGCCGTCGGCGCCTCGCGTGCCGCGGTCGATTCGGGCTACTACCCGGGTCAGTTCCAGGTGGGCCAGACCGGCAAGACCGTGTCGCCGCAGCTGTACATCGCGCTGGGCATCTCCGGGGCGATCCAGCACCGGGCCGGTATGCAGACGTCCAAGACCATCGTCGCGGTGAACAAGGACGAAGAGGCGCCGATCTTCGAGATCGCCGACCTCGGCATCGTGGGCGACCTGTTCAAGGTCACGCCGCAGCTGACCGAGGCCATCAAGGCCCGCAAGGGATAA
- a CDS encoding methionine synthase: MSVFATATGIGSWPGTTARQAAEVVVGELHGLSHLVELPARGIGADMIGRTGALLVDIGIDTVPRGYRIAAGRRSSALRRAVSLLGEDIDALEEAWERAGLRGSGRAVKVQSAGPITLAAQLELPGGHRAITDRGALRDLAASLAEGLSVHRAEVARRLGTTVVVQLDEPSLPAALEGRLTGVTSLTPVHPVDEPLAMSLIDECAAAAGSELAVHCCAPGLPWKALLRSAVQAISVDPGTLTPADLDGIGEFVESGRTVLLGVVPAAAPERRPAVEEVAKAAAQITDRLGFARSVLRERIGITPACGLAGATGAWAQAAYELAQKAADGFAVDPEGI, from the coding sequence GTGAGTGTTTTCGCCACCGCGACCGGTATCGGTTCGTGGCCGGGTACCACAGCGCGTCAGGCCGCGGAGGTCGTGGTCGGCGAGCTGCACGGACTGAGCCACCTCGTGGAACTGCCCGCTCGCGGGATCGGCGCCGACATGATCGGCCGGACGGGTGCGCTTCTGGTCGACATCGGCATCGACACCGTGCCGCGTGGATACCGCATCGCCGCCGGTCGGCGCAGCTCTGCACTGCGCAGGGCCGTGAGCCTGCTCGGTGAGGACATCGACGCGCTCGAAGAGGCTTGGGAGCGGGCCGGGTTGCGAGGCAGCGGCCGTGCGGTCAAGGTGCAGTCGGCCGGGCCGATCACGCTGGCCGCCCAACTCGAGCTCCCCGGCGGCCACCGGGCCATCACCGATCGCGGTGCGCTGCGCGACCTGGCCGCGTCGCTGGCCGAGGGGCTGTCGGTGCACCGGGCCGAGGTCGCGCGCCGGCTGGGCACCACGGTGGTCGTGCAACTGGACGAGCCGTCGTTGCCGGCTGCCCTCGAGGGCCGCCTGACCGGGGTCACGAGCCTGACGCCGGTGCACCCGGTCGACGAGCCGTTGGCGATGAGCCTGATCGACGAGTGCGCCGCCGCGGCCGGATCGGAGCTCGCGGTGCACTGCTGCGCGCCGGGCCTGCCGTGGAAAGCGCTGTTGCGCAGCGCGGTTCAGGCCATCTCGGTGGACCCGGGCACGCTCACGCCTGCGGATCTGGACGGCATCGGGGAATTCGTCGAATCGGGCCGCACAGTTCTGCTCGGTGTGGTGCCCGCGGCGGCGCCAGAGCGCAGGCCTGCGGTGGAAGAGGTGGCCAAGGCGGCCGCCCAGATCACCGATCGCCTCGGTTTCGCACGTTCGGTGCTGCGCGAGCGGATCGGTATCACGCCGGCGTGTGGGCTGGCCGGCGCCACTGGGGCGTGGGCACAGGCAGCGTACGAACTGGCGCAGAAGGCCGCCGACGGGTTCGCCGTCGACCCCGAAGGCATCTGA
- a CDS encoding SDR family oxidoreductase: MKITVIGASGQIGSRVVRLLTEAGHDVVAASLSTGADVLTGEGLGEALSGAEILVDVVNSPSFEDGPVMDFFTRSASNLVAAAKETGVGHYVALSIVGTDGLPDSGYMRAKVAQEKIITESGLPYTIVRATQFQQFAEAITASLVVGDEVRVPDARIQLIAVDDVAAEVAKAAQAAPRNGIINIGGPEKLSFADMARAVLAAKGDDKPVIVDPQATYFGTAVDDNSLVTGDDGILGEIRFADFMAAR, translated from the coding sequence ATGAAAATCACAGTCATCGGTGCCAGCGGCCAGATCGGTTCGCGGGTGGTGCGGTTGCTCACCGAGGCCGGGCACGACGTGGTGGCGGCCTCCCTTTCCACGGGTGCCGACGTCCTCACCGGTGAGGGCCTGGGCGAAGCACTCAGCGGTGCCGAGATCCTCGTCGACGTCGTCAATTCACCCTCGTTCGAGGACGGCCCCGTGATGGACTTCTTCACGAGATCGGCGAGCAACTTGGTGGCTGCCGCCAAGGAGACCGGCGTCGGCCATTACGTCGCGCTGTCCATCGTGGGAACCGACGGCTTGCCGGACAGCGGCTACATGCGGGCCAAGGTGGCTCAGGAAAAGATCATCACCGAATCCGGACTGCCGTACACGATCGTGCGCGCCACGCAGTTCCAGCAGTTCGCCGAGGCCATCACCGCGTCGTTGGTGGTGGGTGACGAGGTGCGCGTCCCGGATGCACGGATTCAGCTGATCGCAGTCGACGACGTCGCCGCCGAGGTGGCCAAGGCCGCTCAGGCCGCTCCGCGCAACGGCATCATCAACATCGGTGGGCCCGAGAAGCTCTCGTTCGCCGACATGGCGCGTGCGGTACTGGCGGCCAAGGGTGACGACAAGCCGGTCATCGTCGACCCGCAGGCCACGTACTTCGGCACCGCGGTCGACGACAACAGCCTGGTCACGGGCGACGACGGAATCCTCGGTGAGATCCGGTTCGCCGACTTCATGGCGGCTCGCTGA